The nucleotide window CGTGTTCGCCGGGCTGGCCACCGGGACGTTCCTCTGGTTCTACACCCTGGTGTTGCCGATCGCCGCCAACAGTCTCGGCTTGCCCCTGAGCAGTTTTCCGGGCCTGGCCTGGCTGCAAGGCAACCCGTTGAACCTGCCGATCACACCGCTGACTCAAGGCGTGGTGCTGTCCCTGGCGGGCAACTTCACTTTGTTCGCCTGGGTCTCAGTGTTGTCGCGCACGCGGGTTTCGGAGCACTGGCAGGCCGGTCGCTTCATTGGCCAGGAAATCAGCGCCCGCCCCAACGCTCGTTCGATGCTGGCGGTACAGATCAACGACTTGCTGCAACTGGCCGCCCGTTTCGTCGGCGAAGAACGGGCTCGTCAGAGTTTCATCCGTTTCGCCTACCGCCAGGGCAAAGGCTTCAACCCGAACCTGAACGCCGACGGTGAATGGATCGCCCATACCGAACGCTTGCTGGCCGGTGTACTCGGCGCGTCATCGACTCGGGCGGTGGTAAAAGCCGCCATCGAAGGTCGGGAGATGCAACTCGAGGATGTCGTGCGAATCGCCGACGAAACCTCGGAAGTGCTGCAGTTCAACCGCGCCCTGCTGCAAGGCGCCATCGAGAACATCACCCAGGGCATCAGCGTGGTCGACCAGTCGCTGAAACTGGTGGCCTGGAACCGGCGTTACCTTGAGCTGTTCAACTACCCCGACGGCTTGATCAGCGTTGGCCGGCCGATCGCCGACATTATTCGCTACAACGCCGAGCGCGGCCTGTGCGGCCCCGGCGAAGCGGAAGTGCACGTTGCCCGCCGCTTGCACTGGATGCGTCAGGGCCGGGCTCATACCTCCGAGCGGCTGTTCCCCAACGGCCGAGTGATCGAGCTGATCGGCAACCCGATGCCCGGCGGTGGTTTCGTCATGAGTTTCACCGACATCACCGCGTTCCGCGAGGCCGAGAAGGCGCTGACCGAAGCCAATGAAGGCCTCGAACAACGGGTCACCGAACGGACCCACGAATTGTCGCAACTCAACCTTGCCCTGACCGAAGCCAAGGGCACCGCCGAATCGGCCAACCAGTCGAAAACCCGTTTCCTGGCCGCCGTCAGCCATGACTTGATGCAACCGCTGAACGCCGCGCGACTGTTCTCTGCCGCCCTCTCCCATCAGGAAGACGGCTTGTCCAGCGAGACCCGGAAACTGGTTCATCACCTGGACAGTTCACTGCGCTCGGCCGAAGACTTGATCAGCGACCTGCTGGACATTTCCCGCCTGGAAAGCGGCAAGATCAACCCTGATCGCAAGCCCTTCGTGCTCAATGAGTTGTTTGACACGCTGGGTGCCGAGTTCAAGGCTCTGGCGCAAGAACAAGGGCTGAAATTCCGCGTCCGGGGCAGTTCGCTGCGGGTCGACAGCGACATCAAACTGTTGCGGCGGATCTTGCAGAACTTCCTGACCAATGCCTTCCGCTACGCCAAAGGGCCAATACTGCTTGGCGTTCGGCGATGCAAGGGTGAGCTGTGCCTGGAAGTCTGGGACCGTGGACCGGGCATTCCGGAAGACAAACAGCAGGTGATTTTCGAAGAGTTCAAACGCCTCGACAGCCACCAGACCCGGGCCGAGAAAGGGCTGGGCCTGGGGCTGGCGATTGCCGATGGGTTGTGTCGCGTACTGGGTCACTCCTTGCGCGTGCGTTCCTGGCCGGGTCGCGGCAGCGTGTTCAGTGTCAGCGTGCCGTTGGCTCGGGCACAAACCGCGACGCCGGCCAAAGTCGCCGAACTCAATGGTCATTTGCTCAGCGGCGCGCAGGTGCTGTGTATCGATAACGAAGACAGCATCCTGATCGGCATGAACAGTTTGTTGACACGCTGGGGTTGCCAGGTCTGGACCGCACGCAACCGTGATGAATGCGCGACGCTGCTTGGCGACGGGGTGCGCCCGCAGTTGGCACTGGTGGATTACCACCTGGACGATGGCGAGACCGGAACCGAGTTGATGGCGTGGTTGCGCACGCAACTGGGCGAGCCGGTGCCGGGGGTGGTGATCAGTGCCGATGGACGGCCAGAGACGGTGGCCCAGGTGCATGCCGCGGGCCTGGATTACCTGGCCAAACCGGTGAAACCGGCGGCGTTGCGGGCGTTGTTGAGTCGGCATTTGCCGTTGTAAAGCGGCAAGCTTGCACCCTGTAGTGGGGCGATTGACGCCTTCGCGGGCAAGCCCGCTCCCACAGGGGTTTGTGGTGTTTCACTCTATTTGTGCAACAACACCAATCCACTGTGGGAGCGGGCTTGCCCGCGAAGCTTTTCGGCTACTCCGGCAATTCGGCCAAGCCATCGACATCGGTCATCGCCCGCTCCAGCAGGTCCGCCGGCAAGCTCTTGCTGGCCCGCGCCCCAAGCAATTTGAGCTGTTCACTGCGACTGACCAGGTTGCCACGGCCTTCTGTCAGTTTATTGCGTGCAGAGCTGTAGGCCTTGTCCAGTTGCTGCAAGCGATTGCCGACCTCGTCCAGATCCTGAATGAACAACACGAACTTGTCGTACAGCCAACCGGCACGCTCGGCGATTTCCCGGGCGTTCTGGCTCTGCCGCTCCTGTTTCCACAGGCTGTCGATGACCCGCAAGGTGGCCAGCAACGTGGTCGGACTGACAATCACGATATTGCGGTCGAAAGCCTCCTGAAACAGCGTTGGCTCAGCTTGCAACGCCGCGGAAAATGCCGCTTCGATCGGGACGAAAAGCAGGACGAAATCCAGGCTGTGCAAACCGTCGAGCCGCTTGTAGTCCTTACCCGCCAGGCCTTTGACGTGATTTCGCAGGGACAGCACGTGCTGCTTGATGGCGATCTGGCCGATGCTGTCGTCCTCTGCCGCCACATATTGTTGATAGGCCGTGAGGCTGACCTTGGAATCGACCACAACCTGTTTGTCGCCGGGCAGATAAATAATCACATCCGGCTGGAATCGCTCACCATCCGGCCCCTTGAGATTGACCTGAGTCTGGTACTCACGCCCCTTCTCCAGGCCCGCGTGCTCAAGCACCCGTTCGAGAATCAGTTCGCCCCAATTGCCTTGGGTTTTCTGCCCTTTCAAGGCGCGCGTCAGGTTGGTGGCTTCGTCGCTCAGGCGCAGGTTCAGTTGTTGCAGCCGTTCCAGTTCCCTGGCCAGGGAAAAGCGCTCGCGGGCCTCGGCCTGATAACTTTCCTCGACGCGTTTTTCGAACGACTGGATACGTTCCTTCAACGGATCGAGCAATTGCCCCAATCGCTGCTGGCTGGTTTCGGCAAAGCGCTGCTCACGCTCATCGAAAATCTTGCCCGCCAGCTCGGCGAACTGCGCCCGCAGCTCGTCTCGCGAGCCTTGCAGGTCGTTGAGGCGCTGTTGATGGCTTTCCTGTTGCTCGCGCAGCTCGGCATTGAGGGAGGCGGCCTGAGCGTCCAGGCGACGCAACTCAGCCTCTTTGCCGGCGCGTTCGATGTTCCAGGCGTGGGCCGCGTCGCGGGCGTCGTCGCGTTCGATCTGGAGCAGTTCGACCTCACGGCGCACGGCGGCCAGATCAGCCTGTTTGGCGGCGTTGGCCTGGCTCAGGTCAGCGATTTCATCACGGCAGGTGTCGAGCTGGGCATTCAAGCCGTCCTGCGTCAGCTGGGCCATGGCGAGGCGCTCTTCCAGCAACGCCAGTTCGGCCTGCCCCGCGCTCGCCCGACGCTGAAGTTGCCAGGCCAGTACCAGTAACGGCAACGCAGCGCCCGCCAGCCCCAGCAATGCGCTGGTCAAGTCCATCGCCATAGCCACTCCTGCCGATTCGATAAAGCGTGAAGGTTAACCAAGGCGTCAGGTCTTGGACAGCTCAGTCTTCGATCAGGCCGAGTTCCTGTCGGGCGCGTCGGTCCCCGGCACGCGCGGCCTGACGCAACAGCTCCTGGCCAATGCGGCGATCCCGGGCATTACCGCATTCGCGGCACATCAGCTGGCCGAGGCGGCTTTGCGCGGCCACGACGCCGTCACGGGCAGGCTGCTTGAGCAGACGTCCGGCCAAGTGTTTGACGTTGGAATTTTCGCCCAGGCGCGGGCTGTCCAGTAGCCACTCGGCCACACGCATCGAAAAGCGCTTGGGTGGGGTAACACTGGAGGTTGTTGAGGCAGCAGAGACTGATACTGAGCGAAACTTCATAAAGCACTGTGGGGCAGATCGGAAGGCGCGCACTCTACTCTTTTTTTCGTACAGGTAAAGCCGGAAAAAGCCTGCACGCCCGTCCTAGAGCAAGTGCTTGGGACAATCCACAGAAGCTGTGGATAACTCAGTGGACAACCGCCCTTGAACTCGCGCAAAGCCGTGTGGAATGGGGCCCGCAGTCAAACTGACGATTTTTTCACCAGTAAAAAAAAGCGATGTTTTTCATTGACTTAAATTTTCGTTACAGGCAGCCACCCCCGTTGAGGCGAGGATGACAGTGGAATGACAACCCGCGCAACTTATGTGCACAAGTCCCTGCGAGGCGGTTATATCGATGCGCTTTTTCGGCGCGTTTTGTCGGCAACACCTGGGGATAAACCCGGGCAACCCGCGCTACCGATTGATCCTGGCTCGATCGTCCTCTCAGGACAACAGCCGGGTTCCGGGCTATTAGGGGGCACATGTCTGCAAGTAGACTTTTCCGATAACTCATCCAGGCGTGGTCGGCAGGCACTCCAGCGATCTTTTTACGAACAGGCTTCCCTTCGGCCACTCAATCCGTTAGTATCCGCGGCGTTAGTACCAAGCTGAAAGTCAATTCTGGTCGAACAAATCCCCCCGGTCAGCCTTCCTGAAGAAGCCTCCACCGACAAAGCGGGATCGACCACCTCGATGGTTTCCAGGTAAATCTTGCGCCAACACAGCCTTTGAATCGAAAGCAAAGGGTGTTGCGAAGCTCACTTACTCTGACCGAACCAACCTGCAAATTGATCAGGATCTTCACCCCGGGCCCAGAACCTTTGCCCTTGATGTGTCGCCTGCCCTCCTAAGTACCTACCTGCCAGCCCAAGCGCGCCAACTTATCAGCGCTTCAAACTGGCTGCTTTGTTCCAGTCGGGTTCTTCGTTCGACCAATGGTGGTCGTCGTCACTGGAACGTTTTAACTTTGCACGGTTCTTATCCGTGTCGCTTGTAGGAACACCCAATCATGTCTACTCAAATCCACACTCAGGATGCCATTCGCACCCTAACCAACGCTTTTGCACCAATGAACTGCCTGATCATGGCCGCTCGCAAAGGCTGCTTCAGCTTTACTCTGGTCAACGAACACGGCATCGCTCGTCATAGCGAACGCCTGTACCCCGATCAATACTCCAGCGCAGAACCGCTGCAGGCTGTGATCGAGCGTACTCGCCAGGCACTGGTTGCCTGAGACGCCAGAAAGGCTGAAAACCTCAAAAGCCCCGCTGAAAAGCGGGGCTTTTTATTGCCCGATATTTCTCATTTCGTGCCCCACGGCTAAGCACCAACCGATATAACGGTTATAACTCGAAGCCGGAAATATTTTAAAAACAGTCCTTTACAGCAAAATAATGACACTACACTTCAACTCAAGCGGCTTGAGCCGCTTCCGGCGAACCTGATTCGATTCATTGCTGCCAAGGCCTCCTTCAGGTATCGCCGACCACTTCATGTTTCGAGGGCGTTATGGGTATCGCTGCCAGCGAACTGTGCCGTTATGTGATCCGTCCGACATTGATCTACCTCGGACGCCATAGCGCGACTGCCGAATCCCTGCTGCTGGGCATTGCCGCCAGTCAGTCTGCCCTTGGCTCAGCCCTGCATGACCGCCGTGGACATGGCCTGTACCGAATCGCCGAACCCCGCCACCAGGCCCTTTGGGATCACTACCTGGCCCTGGACCCGGAACGGGCGAGCCTGGTCCGCGGACTGGCCAGTCAGCATGCTTTTTTAAGCGGACCGCACCTCGAATTGACCGTCAACCTGCGCTACGCCACCGCCATCGCCTGGCTGCTGGTAGAAGAACAGAACACTCCCCTCCCCGCCGCCGATGACTTGTTGGGAATGGCCCGAATCTGGCGCCAGACCTTCCAGCCCCAAGGACGTCTCAGAGATTTCACCTGCGCCTGGCAAACCTGTGTTTCACCGCTGAATCAGGTCGCCTGCTGACCACCCCCGTTTCAAAAATCGCCAAATAGGCGCGAATTTGGTCGGATTGTCCTACAAAACCGCTCTAACTCAAGCGATACGGGCTATAGCGCCCGGACGAAAATATTGGTAATTTCCGCTCCGGTGATCACCAGGAGTTCTAATAATGAAAAAAGTAATGCTCAAAACCACCCTTAGCCTCGCCGTTGCCTTGGCATCCACCCAGATCTTTGCAGCTGGCTTTGCCATCAACGAACAAAGCATCAGCGGGATGGGTACAGGTTTTGCCGGGCGATCTTCCTCTGCCGACGACGCAAGCACCATTTTCGGCAACCCTGCTGGCATGTCTCGCCTCAAGCGCGAACAAGTGACCGGCGGCGTCGCACTGCTCGACGCACACACGGATATCAGCCACGCCAGCTCCCGCCCGAACAGCGGCAGCAACGATGGCGACATGGTTCCCCTCCTCGCCGTGCCGATGGGTTACTACGTCAAGCCAATCGATGACCATTGGGCATTCGGTATTGGCATGTACGCCCCGTTCGGCCTGGTGACTGACTACGAGAAAGGCTTTGCCGGCCGTTACTTCGGCAGCAAGAGCGACGTAAAAGTCATGACCTTGCAACCGACTGTCAGCTACGCCTTCAACGATAAGGTGTCGATCGGCTTCGGTCCGACCATCAACCGCATTACCGGCACCCTGGAATCGAATCTGTCGATCACCCAGGCCGCGCCGGACGGCAAGGTCAAGATCAAGGGTGACGACACCGCGCTGGGCTACAACGTCGGCGTACTGGTTCAAGCCACCGACAGCACGCGCGTCGGCCTGACCTACCACTCGAAAGTGAAGTACAAGCTCGAAGGCGACACCAAGGTCAACTACAACGTCCTCGCGGCCGTGGGCCAAAGCCCAAGCCAGAAGTATGATGCTTCGCTGGACGTGACCACGCCTGAGTCGGTCGACCTCTCGCTCACTCATCAGCTGGATGACAAGTGGACCCTCTACGCAGGCAGCACCTGGACTCGCTGGAGCCGCCTGAAAGAAATCTCCGCCGAAAACAAAGGCGTGCCGACCATCCTGAATGGCCAGTTCGGCACCATCACCGAAGAGCAGAACTGGCACGACACCTGGGCTCACGCCATCGGCGCGTCCTACCAGTTGAACAAGGAATGGGTACTGCGTACCGGCCTGTCCTTCGACCAGGCACCGACCAACAACGTCAACCGTTCCCCACGGATCCCGACGGGCGATCGCAAGATTTTCAGCCTGGGCGCCGGCTGGAGCCCGACCGACGACCTGACCATCGATGTGGCGTACTCGTACCTGCGTGAAGAGTCGGTCAAGATCAACAACAGCAACAACCGTGGCCAGACCTACAACGCCACGTATGAAAACTCGGCGAACGGTTTCGGTGTAGGCGCGACCTACCGTTTCTGATGATTCACGGCGAACCTGAACCCCTCGCCGCCTGAATTGAAAAAGCCCCGCACTCTTGTATAGAGGCAGGGCTTTTTAGTGCGCGTCGATCAGGGTTTCGAGGCAAGGGCTTTCTCCACCGCCTCGATGAACTCGGGATTGTCGGGCTTGGTCAGGCTGGAGAAATTGGCGATCACCTTGCCCTGGCGATCAACCACGTACTTGTAGAAATTCCACTTCGGCGAACTGCTTTGTTCAGCAAGAACCTTGAATAAATGCGTTGCGTCATCGCCGCGGACCTTTTGCGACTCGGTCATGGTGAAGGTTACGCCGTAGTTCACGTAGCAGACCTTGGCAGTCTCTGCGCCATCTTTGGACTCTTGTTTGAAGTCATTGGACGGAACACCGATCACCTCAAGCCCTTGATCCTTGTAACGCTGATACAGCGCCTCAAGCCCTTTGAACTGCGGGGCGAAGCCACAGAAGCTCGCGGTATTGACCACCACCAGTGGCTTGCCGGCGAAGCGCTGGCACAGATCGATGGATTCCTTGGCACGCAGCTTGGGCAATGAGCCTTGCAACAACTCCGGGCATTCTGCCGCCTGGGCCAACCCGGCAAAAGCCGTCAGCAACGCGGGGACTGCAAGCCAGCGCATCAGCATGTCGGTGCATCCTTGAGCAATCGTCAGAAAACGAAATTACGCGCCTTCGCCGCTTGCTAGCAAGCCCCCATGCCCAACTGCATCAACGCCAGCCCACCCCGATGCCAGCCCCACCATGCCAAGGCCAGCAGCAATACGCCGAGGGCGATTGCAGCCATCCGCGGCCAGAGACTGTTCATGCGGCACTCATCCGGGTTTGCAGACGCGCCACCGGCTGCTCGCGCACCGGCCAGTTCAGGGCTGCCGCCACCAGACTCAAGAGAACCGCCACCTGCCAGATCAAGTCGTAGCTCCCGGTTCGGTCATACACCACCCCGCCCAACCAGCCACCAAGGAACGAGCCCAGTTGGTGGAACAGGAAAACAATCCCACCGAGCATGGACAGATTTCGTACGCCGAACAAGGTCGCTACCGTGCCGTTGGTCAAGGGCACCGTCGACAACCAGAGGAACCCCATGGCCATGCCGAACAAATAAGCCGTGACTTGAGTGACCGGCGCCCAGAGGAACAGCACAATCACCACCGCTCGCAACAGATACAGAGCGGTGAGCAAGCGCGGCTTGGACATCCGCCCGCCAAGCCAGCCCGCGGTATAAGTACCGAAAATATTGAACAGCCCGATCAGCGCCAGCACCGTGGTGCCGACGGAGGCCGGCAAATGTTGATCCACCAGATAGGCCGGCAGGTGCACACCAATGAACACCACTTGAAAACCACAGACAAAAAAGCCGAACGCCAACAGCCAGAACCCCGAATGGGAGCAGGCTTCGCGCAGCGCTTCAGAAAGGGTTTGCTCGTGCCCGAGGATCGGCAGCGGTTTGTCTTTAAGCATGCTCACCAGCGGCACGATCAGCGCCACCAGCAGGCCCAGCACCAGCAAAGCCGCGGACCAGCCAAGCCAGCCGATCAACCCCAGCGTACCGGGCAACATGGCGAATTGACCAAAGGAACCGGCAGCACTGGCGATGCCCATGCCCATGCTGCGTTTTTCCGGTGGCACGGCACGGCCGACCACGCCGAGAATCACCGAGAACGAAGTGCCGGACAGACCGATACCGATCAACAACCCTGCGCTCAAGGACAAGGTTAGCGCCGAATCGGACAAGCCCATGAACACCAGACCCAGGGCGTACAGCACACCCCCGATCAACACCACCTTCGCGGCGCCAAAGCGGTCGGCCAGTGCACCGGTGAACGGCTGCGCCAGGCCCCAGATCAGGTTCTGCAGGGCAATGGCGAAGGCAAACACTTCGCGGCCCCAGCCGAACTCGGCACTCATGGGCGCCAGAAACAACCCGAAGCCGTGTCGCACTCCCAGGGACAACGCCAGAATCAGCGCACTGCCCAACAGCACCCAACCGCATGTACGCCACATTGATGTCATTCTTGCTCTCCGGTAGCGGGTATATACCCGCTTAAGATCGAACAAACTGGCCTCAAGCCAGTTCGTCCAGCAGTTTCAGCAAGGTTTCACGCTTGTCGGCACCCAGACGGTCGATCAACCGCTGCTGCGCCGCTTCCCAGGCCGGCAAGGCCGCTGCCAGACGTTCGCGCCCCGTTTCAGTGAGCAGGACGATGCGATTGCGCATGTCTTCGCCCTCGACCAGCGTCACCAGGCCTTCACCCTCCAGCACCCGCAGATTGCGCCCCAGGGTGCTGCGATCCAGGCCCATGGCCTCGGCCAGAGACGAGATGCTCGGTTGATCCAGACGCTGCAGATTGCACAACAGAGAATACTGGGCAACGTTGATCCCGAAGCCGTCGAGAGCGCCGTCATAATGCCTGGTGACGCCACGAGCGGCGCGACGCAGGTTGGTGCACAAACATTGAGAAGGAAGCATGGTGCGTGTATATACCCGCGGTTAAATGAAAGCAAATTTTTGATACATATTACCTGTGGGATTCAGAGCAGCGCCAAGCCCACCAGTAGCGCCACTTCCAGCAACTCCAGCAACGCCCCGGCGGTATCGCCCGTCGTCCCTCCCAGTCGCCGCAACATCACTTGCCGCAACCAGACAAACACCACAATGGCCAGCACAAGCGCCCATACACCACTGAGGCCCGCCATCAACACACAAGCCACCGCACTGATCGCCAACACCTGCCGCCCGACCAAACGCGGCAGATGATCGGCCAGCGCCTGCCCCAATCCGCCAGGACGCACATAAGGCGTGGTCAGGAATAACCCCAATAACGCGCCGCGGCCAATCAACGGAACGATGATCAGGACCACGCTGTGCTGCTGCTCGATCAATGCCAGCAATGCGGCAAACTTGAGCAGCAACACCAGCACCAGCGTCACCACCGCGATCGGCCCGCTGCGAGGGTCTTTCATGATGGTCAGGGTGCGTTCACGGTCGCCGTAACCACCGAGCCATGCATCGGCGCTATCGGCCAGGCCATCCAGGTGCAACGCACCGCTGAGCAATACCCAGACGCTCAGCAGCAGTGCGGCGTGAAGCAATAATGGCGTGCCTAGCAACAGCCAGTTCAGTGCCCACAAGATCCCGCCGAACAGCAAACCGACCAGCGGATAGAACAGCAGCGACCGGCCCAATTCCTCGGGCGTCGGCATGCCCGGCAGGCGAATCGGCAGGCTGCTCAGAAATTGCAGGGCGATCCAGAACGCCAGCATGATCAGCTCGCTTCCGTTAACAAGGTGCCGGATTCAACCGATAGCGAGAACAGCGCACCATGGCCGACCTCAACATTGAGCAACTGCTCACGCGGTAATTCGCGTGCTTGCGCCAGCAACAAGCGCATGACGCCGCCATGGCTGATCAGCAAGATTCGCTCACCCGCATAGGCCGCGTGCAGCCGCTCGATCGCCGCCAACACCCGTGCCGAAAAGTCCGCCACCGGTTCACCGTCAGGCGGTGTGAACGAATAGGGATCAGCCCAGAACAAGCCCAACGCCTCGGCGCTGGTTTCCATCAGCGCCGCTGCG belongs to Pseudomonas sp. B21-015 and includes:
- a CDS encoding OmpP1/FadL family transporter, whose product is MKKVMLKTTLSLAVALASTQIFAAGFAINEQSISGMGTGFAGRSSSADDASTIFGNPAGMSRLKREQVTGGVALLDAHTDISHASSRPNSGSNDGDMVPLLAVPMGYYVKPIDDHWAFGIGMYAPFGLVTDYEKGFAGRYFGSKSDVKVMTLQPTVSYAFNDKVSIGFGPTINRITGTLESNLSITQAAPDGKVKIKGDDTALGYNVGVLVQATDSTRVGLTYHSKVKYKLEGDTKVNYNVLAAVGQSPSQKYDASLDVTTPESVDLSLTHQLDDKWTLYAGSTWTRWSRLKEISAENKGVPTILNGQFGTITEEQNWHDTWAHAIGASYQLNKEWVLRTGLSFDQAPTNNVNRSPRIPTGDRKIFSLGAGWSPTDDLTIDVAYSYLREESVKINNSNNRGQTYNATYENSANGFGVGATYRF
- a CDS encoding PAS domain-containing hybrid sensor histidine kinase/response regulator; this translates as MSLSTGLIATVALAYMAILFAIAFYGDRRSTPLPPRVRAWVYSLSLAVYCTSWTFFGAVGQAAEQLWSFLPIYLGPILLLVCAPWVLQKMVMISKQENITSIADFIAARYGKSQSLAVVVALICLVGVLPYIALQLKGIVLGVNLLIGAGADAMGTRAQDTALIVSLVLALFTIVFGTRNLDATEHHRGMVLAIAFESLVKLFAFLAVGAFVTYGLYDGFDDLFDQAMLAPRLEAYWKETINWPSMVVQTGVAMMAIICLPRQFHVTVVENIDPQDLRLAKWVFPAYLALAALFVVPIALAGQMMLPSSVLPDSFVISLPLAQSHPALAMLAFIGGASAATGMVIVASVALSTMLSNDMLLPWLLRRNNAERPFEVFRQWMLSVRRVSIVVILLLAYVSYRLLGSTASLATIGQIAFAAVTQLAPAMLGALYWKQANRRGVFAGLATGTFLWFYTLVLPIAANSLGLPLSSFPGLAWLQGNPLNLPITPLTQGVVLSLAGNFTLFAWVSVLSRTRVSEHWQAGRFIGQEISARPNARSMLAVQINDLLQLAARFVGEERARQSFIRFAYRQGKGFNPNLNADGEWIAHTERLLAGVLGASSTRAVVKAAIEGREMQLEDVVRIADETSEVLQFNRALLQGAIENITQGISVVDQSLKLVAWNRRYLELFNYPDGLISVGRPIADIIRYNAERGLCGPGEAEVHVARRLHWMRQGRAHTSERLFPNGRVIELIGNPMPGGGFVMSFTDITAFREAEKALTEANEGLEQRVTERTHELSQLNLALTEAKGTAESANQSKTRFLAAVSHDLMQPLNAARLFSAALSHQEDGLSSETRKLVHHLDSSLRSAEDLISDLLDISRLESGKINPDRKPFVLNELFDTLGAEFKALAQEQGLKFRVRGSSLRVDSDIKLLRRILQNFLTNAFRYAKGPILLGVRRCKGELCLEVWDRGPGIPEDKQQVIFEEFKRLDSHQTRAEKGLGLGLAIADGLCRVLGHSLRVRSWPGRGSVFSVSVPLARAQTATPAKVAELNGHLLSGAQVLCIDNEDSILIGMNSLLTRWGCQVWTARNRDECATLLGDGVRPQLALVDYHLDDGETGTELMAWLRTQLGEPVPGVVISADGRPETVAQVHAAGLDYLAKPVKPAALRALLSRHLPL
- a CDS encoding glutathione peroxidase; its protein translation is MLMRWLAVPALLTAFAGLAQAAECPELLQGSLPKLRAKESIDLCQRFAGKPLVVVNTASFCGFAPQFKGLEALYQRYKDQGLEVIGVPSNDFKQESKDGAETAKVCYVNYGVTFTMTESQKVRGDDATHLFKVLAEQSSSPKWNFYKYVVDRQGKVIANFSSLTKPDNPEFIEAVEKALASKP
- a CDS encoding adenosylcobinamide-GDP ribazoletransferase yields the protein MLAFWIALQFLSSLPIRLPGMPTPEELGRSLLFYPLVGLLFGGILWALNWLLLGTPLLLHAALLLSVWVLLSGALHLDGLADSADAWLGGYGDRERTLTIMKDPRSGPIAVVTLVLVLLLKFAALLALIEQQHSVVLIIVPLIGRGALLGLFLTTPYVRPGGLGQALADHLPRLVGRQVLAISAVACVLMAGLSGVWALVLAIVVFVWLRQVMLRRLGGTTGDTAGALLELLEVALLVGLALL
- the rmuC gene encoding DNA recombination protein RmuC, producing the protein MLEERLAMAQLTQDGLNAQLDTCRDEIADLSQANAAKQADLAAVRREVELLQIERDDARDAAHAWNIERAGKEAELRRLDAQAASLNAELREQQESHQQRLNDLQGSRDELRAQFAELAGKIFDEREQRFAETSQQRLGQLLDPLKERIQSFEKRVEESYQAEARERFSLARELERLQQLNLRLSDEATNLTRALKGQKTQGNWGELILERVLEHAGLEKGREYQTQVNLKGPDGERFQPDVIIYLPGDKQVVVDSKVSLTAYQQYVAAEDDSIGQIAIKQHVLSLRNHVKGLAGKDYKRLDGLHSLDFVLLFVPIEAAFSAALQAEPTLFQEAFDRNIVIVSPTTLLATLRVIDSLWKQERQSQNAREIAERAGWLYDKFVLFIQDLDEVGNRLQQLDKAYSSARNKLTEGRGNLVSRSEQLKLLGARASKSLPADLLERAMTDVDGLAELPE
- a CDS encoding sel1 repeat family protein: MKFRSVSVSAASTTSSVTPPKRFSMRVAEWLLDSPRLGENSNVKHLAGRLLKQPARDGVVAAQSRLGQLMCRECGNARDRRIGQELLRQAARAGDRRARQELGLIED
- the cobC gene encoding alpha-ribazole phosphatase family protein produces the protein MTLRLDLLRHGETELGGGLRGSLDDALTGKGWEQMRAAVVEQGPWDRLVSSPLQRCARFAQELGAQLGLPVQLDKDLQELHFGVWEGQSAAALMETSAEALGLFWADPYSFTPPDGEPVADFSARVLAAIERLHAAYAGERILLISHGGVMRLLLAQARELPREQLLNVEVGHGALFSLSVESGTLLTEAS
- a CDS encoding MFS transporter, which encodes MTSMWRTCGWVLLGSALILALSLGVRHGFGLFLAPMSAEFGWGREVFAFAIALQNLIWGLAQPFTGALADRFGAAKVVLIGGVLYALGLVFMGLSDSALTLSLSAGLLIGIGLSGTSFSVILGVVGRAVPPEKRSMGMGIASAAGSFGQFAMLPGTLGLIGWLGWSAALLVLGLLVALIVPLVSMLKDKPLPILGHEQTLSEALREACSHSGFWLLAFGFFVCGFQVVFIGVHLPAYLVDQHLPASVGTTVLALIGLFNIFGTYTAGWLGGRMSKPRLLTALYLLRAVVIVLFLWAPVTQVTAYLFGMAMGFLWLSTVPLTNGTVATLFGVRNLSMLGGIVFLFHQLGSFLGGWLGGVVYDRTGSYDLIWQVAVLLSLVAAALNWPVREQPVARLQTRMSAA
- a CDS encoding MarR family winged helix-turn-helix transcriptional regulator; protein product: MLPSQCLCTNLRRAARGVTRHYDGALDGFGINVAQYSLLCNLQRLDQPSISSLAEAMGLDRSTLGRNLRVLEGEGLVTLVEGEDMRNRIVLLTETGRERLAAALPAWEAAQQRLIDRLGADKRETLLKLLDELA